The sequence below is a genomic window from Oreochromis niloticus isolate F11D_XX linkage group LG3, O_niloticus_UMD_NMBU, whole genome shotgun sequence.
CTGAAAGAAACTACACCTTTGAAGCCAGAGGCAACTCCTGAAGTGTTAAAAGAAGGTATCAGACTGACAGCCTGCATCCAAAACCTGCAAGAAAGAATCAGATTCACTGAAGTGAAACAAAGAGAGATGAAACAGACTCAGGAAGCTCTGGAGAAACATGACAACATGATGACTGAAGAGGTCCCTCCATTTGTTGTTCAGGTTTTTAAACATAAAGAACCTATCAGAGCAGAGACGTGTGGGCCGGGTTTTAAAGCAGCTGTCAGCTGTACAGACTGTGAGGAGAACTGTCACTATCCTGGATGCACGGTGCCCTTAAATCACTGTGAGGTCTTTCAAGATGGTCTCTGCACGTCATGTAACAACAAGTGTCCTGCATCAGTGCATGTGAAAGAAAAGTGGAGACATGTGACCAGGATAAGGAGCGGTCAGAAGAACGAACCACCAACAAAAGAGAAGGATGTTGATTTACTTGGAAAGGAAATGAACCGACTGACAGCAGAGAAGTCCCAGTTCCTGGATGAGTCCTACCAACATGTAGTCAGACTAGAGCAGATCGCTCCTGATTCAGCGTCCACTATTGTCCACTTGGACTTCCTGATTGAGAAGATGAAGCAGAAAGGAGACACAGAGAAGGTCCAGAAACTGGAGGAGATGAGATGGAGAGAGGATGAAGGAACCAAAGAAGCACAGAGGTATGTCAAACTGCAGCACTTACAGAAGAGTGTCTGACTTTTATTAATGTATACATTTTAACtgtaataattataattaattactattttcttttcaaaggtataTGATAATTAAAAGTGTACAGATTAATGTCACTGCTGAAACACATCAGTGAAAGTATGTCCTGGGTTTTTTTCACCCTCAGCATTCAAACTGTTTCTTCTCTCAGCATGACACAACACTAATGAACTCGATTACAGAAACTACATTTCTGTAATCGATGAAGAGCATGAGAAAAAACTGATTCCCATGGCTGGATTTGAATGTTAGGTATAGCAATCTATTTTTTCTCATAATGAAACTGGAATCCATCAGTGATTTGTGTGAGAACATGAAAAAACTATAAAGAGAAAAGATCTGGTTTAAAGAAGGGAGAATTACACCAACCTTCTTATACTGAACTGAAACTACAACAgtgtgcaaaaaaaacaaattagtcCAGCATTTTATTCCCAGACGATGATGGGCACTTCAACCATTTCCAGCTGGGAACTATGTCCTCAGACTTGGCAGTGCTGATTGTTATCCTTATCACTATAGAGAGGGTTACAGCTGGAGGTCATTGTTCAGTCATGGACTAACTATTTCAGTCAAtggaaaagaaatttaaaatcgcTTTATATATAGTGTAACCGAATCAGTAATGACAATTTCTGaatcaaaattaaaattaaaatgaactgaaatcatttTGTGATCTTGACTTGTCTGTTAACTGTTGCTAAGTGCTTTTAGAAAGTGTCACCTCTGTACAGTGACACGCACTCTTGAAAGGTTTAAAACTGCCAAACAATCAGCCCAATTTTCTAATACAATCacaaataatgacaataaaaactacaaatgaaactgaaactgtAGGAATCCAGGCCAGCAACAGCTGTGACCCACTTAGATGGTGTCATGCCAGCCCAATTAAAGGTTgagggaaaaaataaatgtattcagCCTGTGAATTactaataaagaaataaaaaaaactaagctGTCTTCTGATCATGTGGGCAGTGTACACTCAGCCTCCACAGTCACTTTTGTCTCAGAAATATATAATGTATAATATAAAGTATCAGTGTGACCACTAATGTTTTGGGAgagcagagagaaaacaaatgaaatgaatgtaTGAAAAATGAATCTAAATggttaaaagaaaaagtttaatTTTATGTGATTTCTGATTCTGAGCAGAATGAAAAGtcagttttaaatgttaaacagtagTAACATGTTCATAATGTTTACTGAAgacattttgttcttttctctgcAGGATCAGTTTGATCTCATCACCACATGAAGACATCATCTTAAACAGTTTTCTCATCAGGTCAGGACCTCCTGCTGTCTACAAGCTGAGACCAAAGAAGCAGAAGTTTGGAACTCTGACAAGAATGAGTGTTGGAGAAAGAAATCAATACAAGACAAACAGAACCAGCTTACTGGTGGGAGAAACAGGAGCAGGGAAATCTACTCTGATCAACGCTCTGCTCAACTACACCATGGGAGTGAAGTGGGAGGATGGAGTCTGGTTTAACATTGTAGAGGAGACTTGGAGATATCAGACAGAAAGTCAGACATCAGATGTGATCGTGTacgagatctttggttttgaaGACAAAACTCTGCCCTACTCACTGACCATCATCGATACTCCTGGATGTGGAGACACCAGAGGGATCGAACATGGTGGCATCTTCAGTCACAGATTATTGGACTTGTTTCGATCAGATGTTGGAGTCCATGAAGTTCATGCAGTGGGTCTGGTGATGAAGGCGAGTGATAATCGACTGAGTGACCGACTGATGTACGTCTTTGATTCAGTGATGTCTCTGTTTGGaaaaaacatggagaaaaacattGTAGCTCTGATCACACACTCAGATGGAAGTAGGCCTAAAAACCCTCTTCAAGCTCTTGAAGCTGCAAACATTAAATGTGCCAAAAATGAGAAGAATCAGCCAGTTTACTTCCTCTTTAATAACTCACAGTATGAAAACCGAACAGAAGAAAACAAGTCTTCAAAACTTTCGTGGGAactcacacagaaaaacatgaatcaattgACAGACTTCTTGGGAAAATCTCAAACCTCAAACACTGAtgaaaacaggtgaagtgtTAAATCAACGAATCAGCCTGCATCCAAAACCTGAAAGAGAGAATTGAGCTGGGTGAACTGAAACAGacagaaatcagacagaagAGAGAAGCTCTGAAGAAACatgatgaaaaacaaagagaagaaaagaaaaagcctgAAGAAGCTAAAAAAATCTACGAAACTCTAAAGAACCAATATGTGACCAAGACAAGGAGAGTAATGAAGACTGATGAACAAATGAAAAAGGAGTATGAAAAGAATGTGTCAGAAAGTGAGATGAAAGCCAGAGAGTTAAAAACTCTTATAGAGGAAGTGAACGAAACaatgaaaacagcagctgattcatcactgaacaaagaaaaaatgcagCAGAAATATGAAGactatcaaaaagaaaaagagaaagagtgtACCCTGTTAGAAAATCTTGAAAAGGAAATGAACCAGCTGACAGCAGAGAAGTCCCAGTTCCTGGATGAATCCTACCAACATGTTGTCAGACTGGAGCAGATCGCTCTGAAAGCTGATTCATTGTCCACTATTGTCCACTTGGACTTCCTGATTGAGAAGATGAAGGAGGAAGGAGACACAGAGAAGGTCCAGAAACTGGAGGAGATGAAAAGCAGGGTGGATGAAAAAACCGAAAAAGCAGCACATTGGTACATGCAAATACCATCAGCTATGAAAAACATTGGTAGATCCTGGCataagtgaaacatgtaaagaAGCATCAGGCAGCTGTGTAGATGGCTTTTCCCCCTTGATACTGCTGTATGCTACATATTCAGATGTACACCAcatgggtttttgtttttgcttacaGATGGcatattactttttaaaaagcctattagaaatgaattaattattgattattgatcagcACTGACATCTCTAGTTAGAGAGcagacagtttgtttgtttttttggtcctGAGTGTTTGTTTTATGCATCTGACATCAAATCAGTACCAAATACAACATGCGGCTCCATGTACTTTGGTGATGCCTGCAACAATTAAAAGTTCATTGCTTCCAAAATTATTTTCATCTCAAGAAAAagttgttattaaaaaaatccccaaatatGTGAGAAATgaatttatataatttatacATAACATGAAAATGATTGATCAGTGAAACATGATGACCTTTCCTTCAAAGGTCTCATGTACAGAGCTTTTAATCATGTGGtaatattattttgtatttttatggcAGCTGATAGTTAACTGAATGCAAGGAATTGATTTTTCATGTTGACATGATCGCCTCCTTCTTAGACGAGAACATTATGTATGCTTTCATATTTTATCCAGTTATGGAAACAAATATATAActtctcatttttttaaaaaatactttgaaTTACTACAAATACATGTGTTTCTGTCACGTTGTTCTAATGTTAGTGTGAGCTTTATTCTGCTGCTCCTCTCATGGTGACTCAGTACAGTGGTTGTGGGACAGTAACATGTCACTGACATGATCCAgagtatggaggaccacaagagccacgcacatcgaaataaaaaattctgtgcttaattaatgaattgtagaataaaatctgcatttgtaaattcatttttgaattccaatttaataaactgacttttaaaatgctttttaagtcttcatttcaaaaaacattttcgaattccactttaataaacttcatttcaaaaacctttttacaattacactttaataaactgcagctctggatttttctagctcatagcttctccctgctacgaagcgtgtgtgcttgtacaaaggccgttcagcctcgggatttacactcggctcgacacggatatgtgaagaatgaagggagcctgcagcgaaacggagagttaacctctgactgagtgcccgtTTATGCAGtgtgaccacctgttgaaggtaacatgctaacgtggctaacgctagcatcaccgcacgCAGCCCTgttattttaatgtcattttagaattttttttagaatttgagaattttacgtcgcagctgtacgagctagctacgtgttttgtaagctgctgtgctcttcacaaataaagctggaagcagctcagactgttagaaccagcactgagccctgttacatttatacagtgttagagcaatggctgcaacctacagcctttaaactagcgatgaAAAGAGCGCAGCGTCGCACTGATTTTACACACATGTTGATGGTCAGTGGGCCGGACGAGTGAAGCTCCTCTTTGTGTCAGTGCAAAGATGTTTAAGTCACTGTTGATTCCTGAGACATGTTAATATAAAGGAGCAGCTTCAGCAGCACGTCTCAGTGTTTCTACAGGACAGGACGGCCTCTCCCAGTCACCACGGGGGGAGAGGTGGGCTTCCCCTGGACAGCTCttcagtctgtcgcagggcgcTGTAAGACTGATTTCATATATTTAAAGTTACAGAAACTGATGCCCTgcttcatattttccaaagctgtccaATGGGCTGAAGTCTTTGGCCGATTCTGgtccccgggccttatgtttgacagctCTGCTCTAGAGGAGGctgacactttaaaaacatttagtgTTGCAGAGTTTTCATTGGACCTATAGGATCGTGGCCACATCCTGTAATGTAGCTGAGTTAAGGCAGCAGCACAGTTACACTAACAACAGTCTGAAACTACAGGCTGAacaaacacagtcacacagcagcttcacacacactcagtatCTGCAGCTGAAGGCAGCGTATCAGGGCTGCAGCTGGACTGTGGTTGGCTCcagagaagaagagacaaacacatcttctcttcctcctgaaTAAATCTCAGACGCAGCAGGAAGCAGCTGCTCGACCTTCTGCACAGTTACACGACTGCTCAGGGTCACGATGtcagcagagagcaggaagCAGGTGTGTGCTGGACTCCTCACATATCACACGTGAGGCTCCGTAATAATAAAATCACAGGGATCCAGGTGTGTTACAGTTTAAACAGATGAAGGTAAAATCAGCTCCAGATGTTTGGATCTCATTCAGTCTCAGTCAGTTTCTCTTCTACTCGCAGTTTTACGCTAGTTTGTCTCCTTCTGAGAGTTCAGCTCCGCCCACAGCAGTgacagtgatgttaaagcttATCACACATCACACAGGGATTTATTATATTGGACATTTGAGACAAAGCTGGTGTGTGTGAAGTATTAATGATGTTTAGTGAGCGTAGCATCAATATGAAGACGAGGAGAATGTGAGGAAGAATCGTGTTTCATTGAATGAATGTTTAAATTTGAGTTTTCATGCTGTTTCACGCTCAGAGTAAACTTAAAAACAGAGTTCACAAAGGTCATCAAAGGTCATCATCTGTCTGTCAGAGACAGGATCCTATATTACTGCtcacagagcagctgatggAGGAAGAATCAGAGAGGAAAGTTGTGTCTGAGCTTCCATAATCAACACTGATGCTCATCAGAGGAACAACTGTGAACAACTGTGCTCTCCCCACACAGCTCTGACACACCCTCATGacagctgattggtcagtaggtgGGCTGGTCACACCTGCTGATCACTCAGCTGTTCCAGACCTGCCCACAGACATAGATTAGAAAATATGAACTATGGATGATTATGAGCTGAGTGCAAAATCCAGGCAGGAGTGACGAGCAAAGAGTTTCCACAGCCTGAGTCAATAAGTGTGTTATTGTAAGAGCAGAGCAGTGATGGGGGTGAGGGGCCGTGGCTTAGCTCTTTGGTCCTGTGGTGGTGGAGAGGGTG
It includes:
- the LOC100710905 gene encoding uncharacterized protein LOC100710905 isoform X2; this encodes MSVGERNQYKTNRTILLVGETGAGKSTLINALLNYTMGVKWEDRVWFKVVEEERSKSETQTSDVIVYEIFGFEDKTLPYSLTIIYTPGYGDTRGTEHDDIISQRLLDLFGSDDGVHEVHAAGLVLKASDNRLSERLKYILDSVMSLFGKNMEKNTVALITHSDGRRPKNPLQALEAANIKCAKNEMNEPVYFLFNNCQLEDEEEEFLKLYFEVSERGMREFATFLKETTPLKPEATPEVLKEGIRLTACIQNLQERIRFTEVKQREMKQTQEALEKHDNMMTEEVPPFVVQVFKHKEPIRAETCGPGFKAAVSCTDCEENCHYPGCTVPLNHCEVFQDGLCTSCNNKCPASVHVKEKWRHVTRIRSGQKNEPPTKEKDVDLLGKEMNRLTAEKSQFLDESYQHVVRLEQIALKADSLSTIVHLDFLIEKMKEEGDTEKVQKLEEMKSRVDEKTEKAAHWYMQIPSAMKNIGRSWHK
- the LOC100710905 gene encoding uncharacterized protein LOC100710905 isoform X1, with the protein product MSVGERNQYKTNRTILLVGETGAGKSTLINALLNYTMGVKWEDRVWFKVVEEERSKSETQTSDVIVYEIFGFEDKTLPYSLTIIYTPGYGDTRGTEHDDIISQRLLDLFGSDDGVHEVHAAGLVLKASDNRLSERLKYILDSVMSLFGKNMEKNTVALITHSDGRRPKNPLQALEAANIKCAKNEMNEPVYFLFNNCQLEDEEEEFLKLYFEVSERGMREFATFLKETTPLKPEATPEVLKEGIRLTACIQNLQERIRFTEVKQREMKQTQEALEKHDNMMTEEVPPFVVQVFKHKEPIRAETCGPGFKAAVSCTDCEENCHYPGCTVPLNHCEVFQDGLCTSCNNKCPASVHVKEKWRHVTRIRSGQKNEPPTKEKDVDLLGKEMNRLTAEKSQFLDESYQHVVRLEQIALKADSLSTIVHLDFLIEKMKEEGDTEKVQKLEEMKSRVDEKTEKAAHWYMQIPSAMKNIGRSWHK